A window of Hordeum vulgare subsp. vulgare chromosome 5H, MorexV3_pseudomolecules_assembly, whole genome shotgun sequence genomic DNA:
CTTCATCTTTGGTTCCAAAGAAGTAGGCGTTGCTTCCCCTCTAGTTGCACATGCATCCGCATCATTGCCTTCGATTGTACTAAGGAGTGCACTAATatctattaagtttctttctatcaacAAATCAATGTATTGGCCTTCCAAAAACCAAAATAAGCATCCATCGTCCTACACAAAAGAATGAGCAAGCTCGAAGTGAGCTACCGCAATTGAACTAAAGAATGAGCTATGAAACGAGCTACCGCAAGTGCATGTACCCCGTCGTTTTCGCATTTGTAGAAAACTTATCCGGGGTGTGTCAGCGTGCCTGAAGTTAGCCGCAACACTTGGCGCCGGCAGTTGTCGCACTGTATGAGCGGCCTCGGCAGGCCACAAAGATGTTGCACGAGCGCCAAGCCCGGTGGACGGTCGGACGAGTCCATGCCCGGAAaccttcggcggcggcgggcggacgAGCCTGTGCCTGCATGCGGCGATGCGACCTTGCCTGGGCTGCGGGAGAGGCTCCCCGACCACTCCATCGCCTCGGGCAGCAACCGGCGGccggaaaaagacaaatctggcgATGAAGTGCCGCAGATCTGCAAATCCGGCGGCCCTCCAAcgaagggggaagggaggggaggtCTCGTGCATGTGGCGGCCTTCCGGCATGCTCCTGCCGGCTGCTGTCGCCGGAATCTTGGGCGGCAGCCGGGGCGGCGCGAGGGGGTGAGGAGAGGTGGTTGGTGGGAGAAAGCGCGGGATGAAATGTCCCCCACCAACCGCTTCCGAATATACGCAGGGCACCGCAGCCGCGAGGGGGAAACCCGCGTTTTCCTGAGTTGGGGTCGGGAATTTGCCGCGCCCCCTAAAATTTTTTGCGGGCGGGGGCGTgctgcggggtctgatcgggcaggcttttccgccccgacccgcattttggcggttattttgcgggtcagggcgggatgcggggtctgctagaggtaCTTTTAGGAGCCCAATGTACTTCTTTATCGAACATGGAATTTGCCTTTCTTCTTAAAGTCTCATTCTTGTTCTTGAACTTGGTAGACTGTGAGGCCTTGTTCTTGCCTTCAAACTTCCCATTGCCCTCATAGTTGTTCATTCTCTTTGAAGTTGTGGgactagaaattcttcttgtgtATCAAGTTGTCACTAGAATTTCCATCATGGAAAGAAACACATGTGTCTTCCGCCCGTGCCTTCTCTCCCACATTAAAAGTGTCAATGACATTCACGATAGAAAAATATTATCCCCCGTGTTTCAGAGAAGTAGCATAATTCCTCCGCTAAGGATGGAGCTTTGCAATGATGCCTTCGGCAATAGACTTGTCGAGTAACACACAGTTGGAATGCCCAAAGTACTTGGCAATGAATACATCTCATGAGCCTGCTCAATTACAGAGCAATCATCAATCATCTTGTAGTCATGATATTGATCCATGACATACAACTCATTGTCTGTGCCTGAGACCCAAACTTGATCTTGAGTGCATCCCACATATCATTATTAACCTCAATGGTCATGAAAGGATCGATAATCTTGTTGCGAAGAACACTCAGAACAACACCTTCGAATAGGCTACCGGTAGCCTGGGATGCTTCTCCTAGTTAGGAGTAAGCGTTCCCTTTGGCTTGCCCTTGAAGCGTGAAAATAGTTAATGATCGTCCGTCAAAGATTTTCCCTCACACACTCTCTCTTGTAGTTCACACACTCAAAAGGAGGAGGTTTGGGTGTCATGGCGAaagcaattggagaaacttgccTACACATATAAGGTTTTGGATTGTTAAACAATTGAGCAATTTTTTAGTAAATTTAATCCAGAAATGTGATATATGATGAACTGGTTAAACATGTTGAATGAACCAACCAAGATACCAGACATGAAATCAGGTATAAACGATAAAAATACCATGTCTAGATTAATTTCCAGTATGACATATCCAGAAACAATGAAAAACCTAATCACCCCTCTTCTATACACACGATCATAAGAGGAGGAGTTTGAGATGCCTGCCTTCTCACTTATGGTGCACGCCGAGAAGCGAGATAAGAAAGCGGTAAGCGACTCATACATGTATGTGCTTCTTTCTCGGACATGGAGTTTCtaagagctcaaatgagctcgtgTGAATAGTAAAATcgaaataattttaaaaatatcGAAAAAATCAAATTTTTTATAAACATCGacaaaagttttaatatcttacgAAATTTCATCAGAAAATCACATTTTTTGTGAGGCGtggcaaaaaaaacaaaaacaaaatcgatACTctggaactgctactttcaaaaACATTTTAAAGTattaattttgtttttttttggccACGGCTTCCACAAATGTGATTTCGTAATGTAATTTTGCAGGCTGTTAGAACTTTTTCCAATGTTTGCCAcaaaaaaattcaatttttttgaatttgttttgatttttcttgaattttactgttcaccccgagctcatttgagctcgggctgAGAATCACATTTTCCCTCTTTCTCAAGCTTTTAGTGTCGTGCAAAGAAGCCAGCCTTATATGTTGGTTCAACACACCCTTCACAACCGGACTGAGACTTAAACTTTCTACACTTCCTTTGTCATGCATGAATAGACTATGAGGGtttcaaaaaatataaaatataaaatgAGCTAAAAGCCCCATAATTTGTACACTTTCTTGGATAGATGACCACATCCCTCCAAACAAAGCTTTCACCTGCCCCACAACTGAGGCATGTATGAGAAGTTAAGAACCCCTAGTGGAGGCGTAGTGGACACCGGATCTACACCATGTGAAATGCCTAAAAAGAGAAGAGCCGCCGGATTTTTAATGGCACGAGGCTGCCATGCAGAGGTGTGGTACGCCTGTCTTGAGGACATATCATGCAAGGGCCATGTCCTTTCAGCCAAGACTTAACGACAACCAGTTCAAAAAAGAGTTAACCTCAACCAGTTCAAAAAAGAGTTAACCACAACCATGAATAATTAGCATGAAGTGTTGGAGTTCCGGCATATGCCTGTTTTTTGCAGTCATGTTCATTTTGTACATATTCTGCTCCTTAATGAAAAGGTAGCTCTCCTGCCGGTTGCTCAGAGAGAAAAAAATGTTTGTGCAAATAGAAAGTCTCTGTTAGCCTGGCCAATATAACTCTTGTGTGCATTTCTACTTAAGACCATGACTTCAAGATATGTCAGCTACTGGAGTCAACTACATGAACACTGAACATGTCAAAATTGAACAGTGTATTGACTACCCATCCTGCATTTAAACAGGGAAACATATACACATCATTTGTACATGGTGAGCCTGGAGGCAGAGCATCCAGAACATCAGTCTACAAGCCAGTCCAGGTTGTAACACTCCTCTGCTACCTGCACACGAAGATCCGGGATGACCTGCTCGGCTTCCCTCCACAGCATCGCCGTTTCCTCATCACACACGACGTGCCCGAGGGACTTCAACGACGAGGAGGACCTCGGGAGGCTCCTCAACCGCGAGCATTCCCGCATGTCGATCTTCTCTAGGTTTGTCAAGTGACCAAGCTCTTCCGGAAGGTCTGTAAGGTTAATGCACTGCGATATGTCCAGGTATTTCAACCTCTTCAGGCTGCATACCGAAGGTGGAAGCTTCCACAGTGCCGGGCAGGCGTAGACCCGCAGGATGCTCAGGCAGTGCAGCTTGCCCAGCTCATATGGCAGCTCTGTGAGGTCATGGCAGTTTGACAAGGAGATGCTTTCCAGAGAGCTGATTTCACATAAACTAGGTGGCAGCTCCTTCAGATCTACGCAATGGTCAATGGTGAGGTTGGATAGGCGCGGAAACGTCATGGAGAGATCCATCGTTGATCCTCGTAGACTGTTGTTCAGCTCACAAAGGACGAGGGAGATCTTGCGTAGGTTCTTCAGTGGGATTGTGCTTTTCGGCAGTGGCGGGAGGGTAATCTTTTCCAGCCAAAGACTCCTTAGGTCACTTAGTGTGGTGAAGGCAGACAAATTGTCAAGGGCTGCACTGGTAGTACCATAGTTGATCAGCACCAGGGCCTTCAGGTTCTGCATTGTTGCAATGAACGGCGGGAGGTAGTATACGCTTGAGGCGAAGTTGAGGATAAGAACTTCTGCCTTGGGGAAGCTCATCTGGAACCAGTCAGATTCTTTCATCTCGCCTGAAATTTGAAATCAATTGGTCAGATCATTTTGTACTTCTAGAAGACTAGAACGCAATGAGGGCAAAATTCGACAAGATATTACAAATGCATGTAACTGTAAGGATGATTGCTGAAGCAAATTATTTTTCATGAAGAAACAATACTGAAGTAAAATGGTGTTATACAAATTAGGTTCGGTTTGCTACAGAACTGAACATCAGTTTAGTATACAATATCAGGTGATTTaaataaaggagatatagatcataAGTTCAAGTCAAAGCCATGCAATTTCATTTAAGGAAGCACCACTATTCAACATTTTTCTTCAATTACATCTCAAAATTCTGTAAGAATAGCTTTCAGACTGGACTCATAGAATATACTGCACAGCAaataacatggaaaaaacaaccaAGTTGATGAACTGATAATCACCTGTATGAATAGAAACAATCTGAGCTTCAAAGGGAAGGTCCTTATTCCTCTGCCAATCTCTCGGAAGTGATTCTTCTCTTCTTGGCATCACTAACCGCCTCCTTTTGTTCAGAGAATCACGTCCGCTCATGTGAAGTGCCAGATCACGCAACACATCATGTTGCGTGACTGAGTAGTCATGATAGTTGCTGTATAAATCTCCAGCTTTATTCCTGCATAAAGAGCAGCAAAGAGTTAAAGCTGTTCTTTCAGTATATGAATTCTCAGATGTTTTTCAAGAACATATGTGCAATACGTACTGTGCATCATTAACTAGGGTAAGCAGGTTCTTGTTCGATAGCTCCATGAGGATGGCGAAAGCATCTGGCTCATCAAGATCATGTATCTCCATCCAAATATTGATCAACACATCAAGAGGGATCTTCTTATCCTCTGGGAAGCAACCCAGATCAAGGAAACATTCCCTAACCTTTCCCGACAAGCACTCGACACTTGCTGCCATTCTTTCCAGGAGTTTGGTCTCATGTGAGTCCGATATAGACTCTCCTCGTGACAAGCGGTTCTTCGCGCTCAACCATATCATAGGAGGCTGATCACGCAAGGATGCGCCAATAACCTTGAGAGCTAGAGGAAGCCCTCTGCACTCGGCAGCAACCTGCTTAACCAGTTTCTTGTCAGCAGTCTGAGGAACAGACTCCTGATCGAAGGCAGCACTGCAGAAGACAGACAAAGCCTCCTCTTCGCCGAGTAATTTCATTTCGTAAGTCCGGGAGACTAACGTGGGGAACTTCAACCTTGATACGACAAGAGTCTTGCAGCCAGGGAACTTGAAGACGAGCTCCTCGAGCTGTGAGAGAGACCACACATCATCAAGTATAACAAGGACTGGTCCTCGGTCCCTTGGCCCTAACTTGAGCTGCCATTCTGGGATCTGGTTATATGCACCAAGCACAATATTGCTGCTGATCTGCTCCCACAGCTTCATCTTGATGGTCTCCAGATTTGCGGATTGTGAGACCGTctcaaagaagaccctgttgttgAAGTAGCCTAAACAAAGAAAGAAACATATATTAGCACTATGTAGAGAAGAAAGATCACTACACTTAAGAGACCAACTATGAAACAAGATTGAATGGAAATCCACTTTTGGCATGCCTAATCTTGAGAACAGATCTTGATGAGAGCATGCCGACGTAGTGAGGCTCAAATCAATCAACATGTCTAGAAGGATTAGCTTCACAAACATTTACTAATTCCAAGTCCCTTTGTAACTACATACAGATGGTAATTCAGATCTGTATAACACCATGACCAAATTAATTTGGATTGACAATCGATATTAAACTATTGAAACGATAAGAGTGTGTGCTTGGATCTGATCTGGTATCATTCAGTTGTTTAGGGGTCTCCATTAATTAACTGAATAGTGTTGCCATCATGAACAAATTTTTCAGTGTCTGCTAAGTTAGGCAGGCGGGAGTTGGTGTGCTCCCATCAGCAACCCAATCCCACCACAGCCATACGGACGCTCCGCACTAAGCTGGTCAAAGCGCCAATTTTGACCAAACAAGTGGTGATGTGCTAAACGTAAGCATCAGCCTCGACTTTACATAATTAAATCATATGACGACACGTAAATCAACAGCCAAAGATTCCCCAAATTTCAATCTTTGTTAGTAGTAGTGCCCCATAATTCGATAAGGATGATTATGAACACAGATGCAAACTTTCTGCAGAAGATTCGAAGAACGGAATAAAGGATTTTAAGAAAGAATTCGTATGAGACAAGATGGTTGGGATTTGATCGTTTATTACCTTGGATCTTCTGATCCTTATAGATCTCCATGGCGAGCGTGGTCTTGCCGCTGCCGCCCATGCCGCAGATGCTGACaacctcccagccgccgccgctgctCATCACCATCTCTTTAACCTTCTCCTTGCCTACCTTGACGCCgcttcccaccaagcagctgccgtCCTTGTTTTTCTCCTCGCACGGGAGCTCGAAATCCATCGGCATCCCCATGCCCTTGGTCGGCGGCGCCACCTCCACCGCCATCGCCATGCCcttggagggcggcggcggcagtgcgACGGGGAGGGACATGGCGGGCGGGATCGTGGCGGGCGCCTGCATCGCGGCGACCTCCTCGACGCGGCGCTCGAGGCGGCCGATGCGGGCCTCGGCCTCGTCGCGGAGGCGGCGCACGCCGTCGAGCACGTGCGCGGGGGCGTGGCGCGCCAGCCAGCGCTCGATGCCCTTGTCGGCCGCCTCCATCCTGCGGGCCAGCTGCGCGGTGCGGTAGACGTTCcagcgcggggcggcggcggcgcggcgcgcGAGGTCGAGCGCCTCCCGGAGCTGCACGGCGAGCTCGCCCAGCTCGGTGTTGCTCCGGAGCGCGTGGCGGCCGTTCTGCTGCACGAGCGGAAGCAGCGGCTCGACGTTCCGGCGCAGGCGCTCGGCGGTGGAGCGGCACAGGAAGGTGCCCTGCACCGCCCGCAGCAGCTCCCGGACGGCGTCACCGGCCAGCTCTTCGAACAGGAACTTCTCCATGGTGGATCTCGGGATGCCGGACGACTGGCTCTCGACGCCCCTTCCTTATCTTCTTGACCCCTTTGTCCGGGCTCAGTGGGTCTGGGTGCGTGTTTGCGTGAGCTTGCTTGTTTGTTTAGTCGGGCAAGTGAGAGGTCGCCATCGCCATggaggtggggaggaggaggaggaggaggggggcggcggcggcgtttggtccgggagacggaggaggagcagCAGAGTTTATAGGAGGCGGGAGAGTGCGGCACGGCAGCTTTTgagtggaggggaggggaggtgaGGGTCAACCGTTTGCGGTGAGGGGTCGCCGGTATATCTCAGTGCCTCACTGACACGGCCTGTAGCAAGGTGGGACCCAGGGACTATGCCGTGTTTACATGGTGGAGGACCGTGATAGCAAAAGCGAGTCGCCACCTGAGTAGTAGACCCCACCCAACTAACTAAGAGCAAGTTTTAGCAGAGTCGATATATAAGGGAAAATTTACTGTTCTGACTTTTCGGTTTGAAAAGATTTTACGATCTAATCCTTTTTAAAACGCTACAAGGCATGGCTTTGCAGCCCAATTATAAAACGCCAGTTTAATATGACGTTTTCGACCATCACCAAACGTCAGTCTACTCGAACATTGCAGACCATATACAACACCTGGGTATTCAGTGTTTCTAGCCTAGGTAGAAACGCCATGAGGGTCGGCGTTGATGTCTAGGCAGGCAGGTAGCAGCTAGCAAAAAACAGCGGAACAGCATGCAGCAGTGCAgctgtagcagcagcagcaggcagtGGCAGCGCAGCGAGCAAGCAAATTGGTTTACTATCGAGAATGTGCTTCTCTGTCCAAGCGTCCAATGCTAatctatactactattaaacaaTCAAACAAGAATTACACTACAGACACCCCATCAAACGCCCCACAAAAAAAACCAATCAGCACCCCACGATTTATCCCACAGATCTTAATCTAACAACCCTCGTTAATCCACCGTCTGCTGGGCGTACTTAGCAATTACAATTGGCTGAACGTACTTGTTggagcatagtttatgcctaagtaattttggtgattgatgaaagtaccgtacaggactaaccgtgtgtgtcaaggtttcagataacacacgtcaacggcacaagacgacacgtctcctctctcctgaaacggaagcacggcgctctctacgattctctttatttgagtcttaggaaagccgtactattaagaggggatccgtagtggaaaggtttgggtggaatctatctttacacacgcacacttcacattctccctttccttatcttttggagcggccctcgcctattcattttgagtatctctgcaaaatggtccccaacggtaataccgctggttccagcggtagtaccgctggactactagcggtagtaccgctgcagccagcggtagtaccgctagctggcggtagtaccgcccctggtcagcggtagtaccgctccaggagctttgttccacctacctaccggtagttcgtggacggacccttttgcgaagactttcccggcggtagtagtgcttgtgcactactaAGGGGccggcggtggtaccgctggtgacagcggtagtaccgctggagacccagcggtagtaccgctgcatccagcggtagtaccgccaggcagcggtagtaccgctggaactcgggcagagagtggaaaaacggtctgaattttccctccactatataaagggttcttctagctgaggaaccctatctcttacctctctaagctccatt
This region includes:
- the LOC123453175 gene encoding putative disease resistance protein At5g47280, translating into MEKFLFEELAGDAVRELLRAVQGTFLCRSTAERLRRNVEPLLPLVQQNGRHALRSNTELGELAVQLREALDLARRAAAAPRWNVYRTAQLARRMEAADKGIERWLARHAPAHVLDGVRRLRDEAEARIGRLERRVEEVAAMQAPATIPPAMSLPVALPPPPSKGMAMAVEVAPPTKGMGMPMDFELPCEEKNKDGSCLVGSGVKVGKEKVKEMVMSSGGGWEVVSICGMGGSGKTTLAMEIYKDQKIQGYFNNRVFFETVSQSANLETIKMKLWEQISSNIVLGAYNQIPEWQLKLGPRDRGPVLVILDDVWSLSQLEELVFKFPGCKTLVVSRLKFPTLVSRTYEMKLLGEEEALSVFCSAAFDQESVPQTADKKLVKQVAAECRGLPLALKVIGASLRDQPPMIWLSAKNRLSRGESISDSHETKLLERMAASVECLSGKVRECFLDLGCFPEDKKIPLDVLINIWMEIHDLDEPDAFAILMELSNKNLLTLVNDAQNKAGDLYSNYHDYSVTQHDVLRDLALHMSGRDSLNKRRRLVMPRREESLPRDWQRNKDLPFEAQIVSIHTGEMKESDWFQMSFPKAEVLILNFASSVYYLPPFIATMQNLKALVLINYGTTSAALDNLSAFTTLSDLRSLWLEKITLPPLPKSTIPLKNLRKISLVLCELNNSLRGSTMDLSMTFPRLSNLTIDHCVDLKELPPSLCEISSLESISLSNCHDLTELPYELGKLHCLSILRVYACPALWKLPPSVCSLKRLKYLDISQCINLTDLPEELGHLTNLEKIDMRECSRLRSLPRSSSSLKSLGHVVCDEETAMLWREAEQVIPDLRVQVAEECYNLDWLVD